A region of Desulfolithobacter dissulfuricans DNA encodes the following proteins:
- a CDS encoding M48 family metalloprotease encodes MMSRSQEIALDRQQAPFQFSADYGVIQDQRLNGYLNRVGLELARRSHRPDMPFSFRGVNAAHINAYAFPGGSIAATRGILVELQSEAELAALLGHEIGHVCARHAAEQMGKGLLVNLLVAGASAATSSAGHESTAELISRLGGIGAGALLARYSRNDEREADALGMEYMTRAGYTPLGMVGLMEILLRSGEHNPTAIELMFATHPMSRERLETARQNARGRYRAMIDNPDHRQRYLDHTASLRRLKPVIKAIQKAETAMAGKQLDRAEELLRTALDQAPEDYGALVVMAKCQFLRRQPNEAASYARQATRVYPDEAQSHWLLAMASLAEQKYGQALREFDEVDRLLPGNPDILFYRGRALEGMQRREEAARAYAAFLGQVRQGDKAKYAYARLREWGYIR; translated from the coding sequence ATGATGTCCAGGAGTCAGGAGATAGCCCTGGACCGACAGCAGGCTCCGTTCCAGTTCTCGGCCGATTACGGGGTTATTCAGGATCAGCGACTCAACGGCTACCTGAACCGGGTGGGACTGGAACTGGCCCGCCGTTCGCATCGGCCCGACATGCCCTTTTCGTTCCGCGGCGTCAATGCGGCCCATATCAACGCCTACGCCTTTCCCGGCGGTTCCATCGCCGCCACCCGCGGAATCCTGGTGGAACTGCAGAGCGAAGCCGAGCTGGCGGCCCTGCTGGGACACGAAATCGGCCATGTCTGCGCCCGGCACGCAGCCGAACAGATGGGCAAGGGATTGCTCGTCAACCTCCTGGTGGCCGGGGCCTCGGCGGCTACCTCCAGCGCCGGTCACGAGAGTACGGCCGAACTGATCTCCAGGCTTGGCGGCATCGGGGCCGGAGCCCTGCTGGCCAGATACAGCCGCAACGACGAACGGGAGGCCGATGCCCTGGGCATGGAGTACATGACCAGGGCCGGATACACGCCGCTCGGCATGGTGGGCCTCATGGAGATCCTGCTGCGGAGCGGAGAGCACAATCCCACCGCCATCGAGCTCATGTTCGCCACCCATCCCATGAGCCGGGAACGGCTGGAAACGGCCCGCCAAAATGCTCGTGGCCGCTACCGGGCCATGATCGACAACCCCGATCACCGGCAAAGGTACCTGGATCACACCGCCAGCCTCCGTCGTCTCAAACCGGTGATCAAGGCCATCCAGAAGGCGGAAACCGCCATGGCCGGTAAACAGCTCGATCGGGCCGAAGAGCTGCTGCGCACCGCTCTTGACCAGGCTCCGGAGGATTACGGAGCCCTGGTGGTCATGGCCAAGTGTCAGTTCCTCCGCCGGCAGCCAAATGAGGCTGCAAGCTATGCCCGCCAGGCCACCCGGGTCTACCCGGACGAAGCCCAGAGCCACTGGCTGCTGGCCATGGCCAGCCTGGCGGAACAGAAATATGGCCAGGCTCTGCGGGAATTCGACGAGGTGGACCGGCTACTGCCAGGCAATCCGGACATCCTCTTCTACCGGGGCCGGGCCCTGGAAGGCATGCAGCGCCGGGAAGAGGCCGCCCGGGCCTACGCCGCCTTTCTTGGCCAAGTGCGCCAGGGTGACAAGGCAAAATATGCCTACGCCCGCCTCCGGGAATGGGGCTATATTCGCTGA
- a CDS encoding putative molybdenum carrier protein translates to MKIISGGQTGADRAALDAAIRLNIPHGGWLPRGRRTEEGSLPSRYRLQELPSANYRDRTRQNILDSDGTLIVSFGPLTGGSALTEALAIRHRRPCLHIDLELWQPERAKKAIEQWLRDHNIETLNVAGPRASGEPRIYRAVFDLLLQISWPETDETP, encoded by the coding sequence ATGAAGATCATCTCCGGAGGACAGACCGGGGCCGACCGGGCGGCCCTTGACGCGGCCATCAGGCTGAACATTCCCCATGGCGGCTGGCTGCCCAGGGGACGCCGGACTGAAGAGGGATCGCTGCCGTCCCGCTACCGGCTCCAGGAACTGCCGTCGGCCAACTACCGGGACCGGACCCGGCAAAACATCCTGGACAGTGACGGCACCCTTATTGTCTCCTTTGGCCCCCTCACCGGTGGTTCGGCCCTGACCGAGGCCCTGGCCATCCGGCACCGGCGGCCCTGTCTCCATATCGACCTGGAACTGTGGCAGCCGGAGCGAGCTAAAAAAGCCATAGAGCAATGGCTGAGAGACCATAACATCGAAACCCTGAACGTGGCCGGCCCCAGAGCGAGCGGCGAGCCGCGTATCTACCGGGCTGTCTTCGATCTCCTGCTGCAGATCAGCTGGCCTGAAACGGACGAAACACCATGA